GATAAGAAGAGATGGAATACCAGTAAAGCTATATTCGGCCGACACGCCCATATTCGTACGATCATGAATGCCGAGATTATTACTATTGATACGCTCTGTGCGTAATTCAAGACCGGCTCCAACTACGCCATAAGTCGTAAGGAGGGTATTATTCAGCTCTGCATCTATCACTCCAGTTGTATGGATATTGTGAAAAGCGTCGGGCTTCTGACGGATGAAAATATAATCGTCTTTGTTAGCGCGGTAACTTAGCCGCGGCTTCATCACCCAATTATCCGATACCTGAAGCGTTCCTCCAATGCTTCCGATAAATGTTCTCACAGCTTCTTTCGACTCGTTGTCTCTTGGTGGGGCATAGAACATACTCGCGCCAAAATCATTATTGATGAAACCTGACATGAAATCGATTGAATTTCTCTCTGAGAGTTTTAAAGAACTTTGATAGTAAGCCTTTGTATTGTTGAAAGAGGTGTTGTAACGATATCCAGAACTACTTTCGTTTGCCAAAGCCAGGCTATGCTTCATGCGTTTACCAACCAGACTTCCACCCATCTGCACACCGCTTCCTCCAAACGGGTTCTGATTGGATGTGTCCCTTTTAAAGTTGCTTCCTGTATATGCGTTGGCGTAAAGGCCGGTTTGTTCGGGTCGCCGGGTCACTATATTGATGGCACCATTCAGTGCATTTACCCCATAAATTCTTGCCGCGGCGCCTTTTAGTATTTCTATCCGCTCGATCTCCTCAAGTGGGACAGGCAGGTTCATTGTGAGATGACCTGTTTGAGGATCGTTCATCTTTACCCCGTTTACTAATACCAGGGTTTGATCGAAGGTACCGCCATCAATACCTATATCGGTCTGTGTTCCCCATGGCCCGCGTTGTCGTACATCCACGCCCCCAGCATAGGTTAAAAGCTCATTGATCGATTTTACAGCCATACCATTGATCATTGCGCGGTCGAGTACCTGAATGTTGCGGTTCTGCTTTTTAAATGGTAGCTGTATACGGCTTTCGTTGACTACAATCTCGTCAAGCGTATGTCCTGTTTCCTGGGCCGACGTAAAAAACGGAAGTAACAGGCCGGACAGTACGAATAGAAATGCGATGTGTCTTTTGTAAAAATGTTGCATGCGGCAAAAATAAAGGGTATGGGCATTGTCCTTGGCTGCCGGATTTCAATTTATCAATAGTCCGGTTTGGGGGAATACTCTTTTTTATGTACTTTACCGGCCTATATACATTGGTATGAGTAGTCCGGCAAGGCTCCCTTTTGAACATATTGTTTCTATTGACAGAGACAGCAGTACTGCCGTTTATCTGCAAATAGCGCGTCAACTAACTAATGCAATCAAACAAGGGCACCTGGTGCCGGGATCGCGTTTGCCGGGATCCCGTGCCTTATCCTTAGAACTGAAAGTACATCGGAAAACTGTTGTTGCGGCTTACGGTGAGCTGGAAGCGCAGGGCTGGATTGAAGTAAGTCCCAATAGAGGAGCCTATATCAATAACATACCAGAGCAGAATGATCCGTTCTCTTCCCGTTTTGGACAGGCGCCGATTGCGTTTGCTTCCCAAACCGGCTATACCTTCAGGCGAAGTATTTTATTGGATAAACCGCAGGAGCCTAATCCGGGCTGGCTGGCCTTTTCAGACGGCATGCCTGATGTTCGTCTGACACCTACTGAAAGACTTACCCGTACCTATAGCGGCATCATGAAACGCAAGAACAATAGGAAATATCTTGCTTACTCTGCTGTAGAGGGCAATGTCTTTTACCGGGAAATACTGGCGGAGTACTTAAACAATACCCGTGGCTTACATATCACCAAAGACAACATACTAACTACCCGCGGCACTCAGATGGCGATATTTCTTACCTCTGCGC
The window above is part of the Arcticibacter tournemirensis genome. Proteins encoded here:
- a CDS encoding TonB-dependent receptor plug domain-containing protein: MQHFYKRHIAFLFVLSGLLLPFFTSAQETGHTLDEIVVNESRIQLPFKKQNRNIQVLDRAMINGMAVKSINELLTYAGGVDVRQRGPWGTQTDIGIDGGTFDQTLVLVNGVKMNDPQTGHLTMNLPVPLEEIERIEILKGAAARIYGVNALNGAINIVTRRPEQTGLYANAYTGSNFKRDTSNQNPFGGSGVQMGGSLVGKRMKHSLALANESSSGYRYNTSFNNTKAYYQSSLKLSERNSIDFMSGFINNDFGASMFYAPPRDNESKEAVRTFIGSIGGTLQVSDNWVMKPRLSYRANKDDYIFIRQKPDAFHNIHTTGVIDAELNNTLLTTYGVVGAGLELRTERINSNNLGIHDRTNMGVSAEYSFTGIPSLLINAGAYLNYNSDYGWDIFPGIDAGWQIINQLRIFANIGTGQRLPTFTDLYYTGPTNIGNDQLRPERSLSTEAGLKWSSGRLYASLSGFYRHTSSFIDWIKYRVEAPWEPMNSSQVNTRGVSISADYRLSEVTGASQWGIINRASYTWLSPEVSMENAENAISNYAINSLRHQITNTIIINYHNLLSMSLGMRYAERINSASSGYLLIDNRLSVTPGSVTVYFDANNITNKEYVEAGASPMPGRWFTLGIKWKWANL